In a single window of the Novosphingobium sp. IK01 genome:
- a CDS encoding calcium-binding protein, whose translation MAVINGTSASETIDGGKTGEIINGMGGADTISGGAGNDVISGGAGNDMLYGGAGNDWVYGGDGDDVLKGGGGKDSLTGGSGADQFVFRASEGFTALNFTGGHGVSTVNQWVTITDLNFADHDVIRITGFDSIFGALGFGVKGTGSYFIDSQDDVNRLAAYLKANPSAGSYFVNTSGFDGTTFILKDASGHEQALTLNHIIADDTVLL comes from the coding sequence ATGGCAGTTATCAACGGAACTTCAGCGTCTGAAACCATCGACGGCGGCAAGACCGGCGAAATCATCAACGGCATGGGCGGCGCAGACACCATCTCCGGCGGCGCCGGCAACGACGTGATCAGCGGCGGCGCGGGCAACGACATGCTCTATGGCGGCGCGGGCAACGACTGGGTCTATGGCGGCGACGGCGACGATGTCCTCAAGGGCGGCGGCGGCAAGGACAGCCTGACCGGCGGCAGCGGCGCCGACCAGTTCGTCTTCCGCGCGTCCGAAGGCTTCACGGCCCTCAATTTCACCGGCGGCCACGGGGTCAGCACCGTCAACCAGTGGGTGACGATCACCGACCTCAACTTTGCCGATCACGATGTCATCCGCATCACCGGCTTTGATTCGATCTTCGGCGCGCTCGGCTTCGGCGTGAAGGGGACCGGCTCGTACTTCATCGACTCGCAGGACGACGTGAACCGCCTCGCCGCCTATCTCAAGGCCAACCCTTCGGCAGGCTCCTACTTCGTCAACACCTCCGGTTTCGACGGCACGACCTTCATCCTCAAGGATGCCTCGGGCCACGAACAGGCGCTGACGCTCAACCACATCATCGCCGACGACACCGTTCTTCTCTGA
- the nusB gene encoding transcription antitermination factor NusB, with protein MTNTNKSQARSAARLAAVQALYQVDMEGTELRFLLDEFHLHRLGREIEDVEYAAADVEFFDDVVKGVIARRDEIDALVQSRLAQGWSLARLDKTMLQILRCGAYELLARTDIAVGTVISEYLDVAHAFFDAREAKFANGVLDAVAKDVRS; from the coding sequence ATGACCAATACCAACAAGAGCCAGGCGCGCTCCGCCGCGCGGCTGGCTGCCGTTCAGGCGCTCTATCAGGTTGACATGGAAGGCACCGAACTGCGCTTCCTGCTCGACGAATTCCATCTCCACCGCCTTGGCCGGGAGATCGAGGACGTCGAATATGCGGCTGCCGATGTCGAATTCTTCGACGACGTGGTCAAGGGCGTGATCGCCCGTCGCGACGAGATCGACGCGCTGGTCCAGTCGCGCCTCGCGCAGGGCTGGTCGCTGGCCCGCCTCGACAAGACGATGCTCCAGATCCTGCGTTGCGGCGCCTACGAGCTGCTCGCCCGCACCGACATCGCGGTCGGCACGGTGATCAGCGAATACCTCGACGTGGCCCACGCGTTCTTCGACGCGCGCGAAGCCAAGTTTGCCAATGGCGTGCTCGACGCCGTGGCCAAGGACGTTCGTTCCTGA